The sequence TGGATGTGATTACCAGCATGAGCGAAACCGAGGGTACTGCCCACTACCTGAACTCGTCGCTGAACAAAGCGGCTATTGATCAGGTGAAATCGGATGTGATGGCTGGTAGAACCAAACTGTTATATGTTGCTCCAGAGTCGTTGACAAAAGAAGAGAACGTAGAGTTCCTGCGTTCGGTTAAGATATCTTTCTATGCCATCGATGAGGCTCACTGTATTTCAGAATGGGGTCACGATTTCCGTCCTGAGTATCGCAAAATCCGTCCTATCGTAAATGAAATAGGTAAGGCACCTATCATTGCGCTTACGGCTACTGCTACCGATAAGGTTCGTACTGATATCAAGAAAAACCTTGGTATTGTGGATGCTGCTGAGTTCAAAAGCTCGTTCAACCGTCCGAATCTGTATTACGAGGTACGTCCAAAGACTGCGAATGTAGATAAGGATATCATCAAGTTCATTAAGCAGCACCCAGGAAAGAGCGGCATTATCTACTGCCTGTCGAGAAAGAAGGTAGAAGAGTTGGCCGAGATCCTGCGTGTGAATGGTATTAAGGCTGCTGCCTATCATGCCGGACTTGACTCGAATACACGTTCGAATACCCAGGATGAGTTCCTGATGGAGAATATCGATGTGATTGTGGCTACCATCGCCTTTGGTATGGGTATCGATAAGCCCGATGTGCGCTTTGTGATTCACTACGACATACCTAAGTCGTTGGAAGGCTATTATCAGGAAACTGGTCGTGCCGGACGTGACGGTGGCGAGGGAATCTGCCTGGCCTTCTACTCGTATAAGGACTTGCAGAAGCTCGATAAGTTTATGGAGGGTAAACCTGTGGCCGAGCAGGATATCGGTCGTCAGTTGTTGGTTGAGACCGCTGCTTATGCTGAGACGTCGGTTTGTCGCCGTAAGATGTTGTTACACTATTTCGGTGAGACCTACGAGAAGGATAACTGTGGTAACTGCGACAACTGTCTGCACCCCAAGACCAAGATCGAAGCTCAGGAACAGTTGGTTATTGTACTGAAGACGATCCAGGTTATCAAGGAGAATTTCCGCTCGGACTATGTGATTGACTTTATTATCGGTAAACCTACCGAAGAGATTCTGGCTCATCATCACGACGAGCAGGAACTGTTTGGTGCTGGAGCCGATGACGATGAGAAGATTTGGAACCCAGTAATCCGTCAGGCGCTGATAGCCGGCTACCTGCGTAAAG is a genomic window of Xylanibacter ruminicola 23 containing:
- the recQ gene encoding DNA helicase RecQ; protein product: MSEKMNLTAALKKYFGFDTFKGDQERIIQNLMDGNDTFVLMPTGGGKSLCYQLPSLLMEGTAIVISPLIALMKNQVDVITSMSETEGTAHYLNSSLNKAAIDQVKSDVMAGRTKLLYVAPESLTKEENVEFLRSVKISFYAIDEAHCISEWGHDFRPEYRKIRPIVNEIGKAPIIALTATATDKVRTDIKKNLGIVDAAEFKSSFNRPNLYYEVRPKTANVDKDIIKFIKQHPGKSGIIYCLSRKKVEELAEILRVNGIKAAAYHAGLDSNTRSNTQDEFLMENIDVIVATIAFGMGIDKPDVRFVIHYDIPKSLEGYYQETGRAGRDGGEGICLAFYSYKDLQKLDKFMEGKPVAEQDIGRQLLVETAAYAETSVCRRKMLLHYFGETYEKDNCGNCDNCLHPKTKIEAQEQLVIVLKTIQVIKENFRSDYVIDFIIGKPTEEILAHHHDEQELFGAGADDDEKIWNPVIRQALIAGYLRKEVENYGLLKLTAAGKKFIKAPKSFMIVKDAEFNDDYESADQEGGLSALDPVLTAMLLDLRKKVSRQLGRPPYVIFQDVSIDQMATDYPITLEELKCIQGVGEGKVKQPYAQEFVDLIKAYCEENEIERQVDMRVRTVAKKSMLKVKIIQSIDRQIALDDIAEAQGIEFEELLDEVEAIVYSGTKLDIDYFLEEVMDEDHVDDIYDYFAESETDKLSVAEEELGEDYSEDEIRLVRIKFISEMAN